The window GAAGAGTCAAGTTATATGCACCGTCACAAAAACCCCTGCTGATGACGCAATGTTTTCACAGATGATCATCTGAATACTCCTTATGTTGATCCTCGCTTCCCTTCAGCTGCCACTTTTTTCCACAAAGCAATGTAATTAAAGGAGCCTCAAGAGAGTGAAATATAGatagaaagaaggaaggaaggagagcAGGATGAGATTGGAGACTAATTGACAGAGGATGACTGAGCAAAGGGGTGGAAAGATCGGGCGGGGTGAGAGGGGAGGAGGGTGACAAGATGGGGAAGGCCAGATtaaggggagggaggagggacaGAGAGAAGAGGCGGGGGAGGCAAAACTGGCAACCCCACTGCCAAAGTCGTATTTTGTCACTGGGAGTCTGTGACAGAGAGGGAGCCAAGAGAGAAataacagagagagacagaaagtgtGAGACTGTGATTGGATACCAGTAATAAAGTAGAGGACTTGAGCAGCTTGTGAATTTTCTTAGTTGCCATGGACTCTAGGGGGTCGATCGATTGGCACTGCTGACTCACAGAGGACAGGACAGAAGACACATGAagaatcaacaaaaacaaacacaagtgaCAAGAAGCAAGGACCAGAAGGTTTTATAAGAAACAGCGCAAGAGAGACTGGGTGAGTGCTTCGTTTAGTGGGAAGATCACCTTCAGAGCATTGCCTACACATAGGCCAGAGACTGACCAACTGGATCACACAAATCCAAATCAGCCCACCGTCCATCCACATATCCATCAACTTAGTCACCACAGGGCAGAGACATGAAGAGACCCCACGACTACAGCTCCCCAGACTCGGACACGGACGAGTTTATAGACGTGGGACAAGAAGACGGCTTCTGGTGAGCATCTGCTAACTACACCTGAGGTTGCCCTCCGGTCACGCTTTATCAGGACAGTCAACTATCGTCAGGATGTTTCTGTATTTACGTTTCAGAAGACgatcaaaaaaatattgaaaatcaGTGATTCATACTGAGTTTATGTCTTTCAAATGCAATTAAACAATTTTTTGACATTAATAGAAAGCAATATTAGAGAGAGGTAATCATAATTGTAAAAAGTTTGAACAATCCTGAAATAGACTCATCAGTTAGAATCAAATTTAACTTTAACCATCTGGCAGCAACTTTCCTGTAtattaaaactgttttattttaatatcttATAAATCATAGAAATTACAGTTTTAATAGCCAGATTATGCATGACAATCATATAGGAAAGGGTTGAATTACAGAGCAGTTTTCTTTTAGTATATTTTTTCAGtgcatttaataaaaattataatgaatacatttttaaaaatcttgtcGTTATTTATAATGTAATGAGAAACTTTGTCTGATGTCTGATTACACAAAAAGGATTGTGATGTACGAACATAAGGTTTATAATCCTTTCCAGACCAGGACATCAAAAAGTTTCAAATTTACAGTAAGGGGACTtacaggaaaaataataaagcaAGCATCCTGAGGACAGAACACTGCTTTAAAGATTTCGCTGTCTGTGAGTGATGACAGTACAGTGcatacaataaattattacaaTACATTTATTTGAGCACGTTTCAGTTTTTAACTTCACTATTTTTGCTTCATTGTGGATATTTAATTCATTGGATTAATTTACTTTCTAAAGCACTTACTattaatctgtttgtttttataataaaacaaagtgtTGGTTTATAAAAGTTAAGTCATATTATGCTCTTGATTCTGACATAGATTAAAAAACTATGCACCCAAAGAAGGAAAGAGTTGTCAAAAGCAAACTAGCAAGCTGCAAATTAACATTCTTTTTACTTTAAGTATACTTTTGCATCTAAGATAAattggaggaaaaaaacctCGGCTGGTATCACTGTAAAGTAGATTAAAGggaatatttattacatttgtctTGCATGcatcattcaaaaacacattcacagcAACACTGGTTACATCACCAGCAAAGAGCAAACCAGGCACACTAAGAACGGCTTGGATGAATCAAATTGCCATGTGACATGCAAACAGAAGACAGTgctgctttcttttcttcagccccatcaaacataaaactaaacaaaaacacacagctaaATTGGCAGCCTTCATGTTAAAATCTAATAGAAAAGTCTCTGGTGGGGAATATTGAAGGGAACTCCAAGCTGTCGGTCTCTTTCAGTCCAGTAAGATGAGAGTTGGCATACAAACACAATCCATATTGAGTGACTGTACTTGGAGTGAGCTGAGATCCTATGTTGCATGCTGGAGCCCCATGCGAGTGAAAGCATAGCCCTGAGGCTGTATAATCATCTTTATAAAAAAATGCTTTCGTTCAGATGGAAAGGAGAACAGCATGTCATTTCGCTGAAGCTAATGTCCAGAAAGAAATTAAACTAAAAACAATCTCACTTTCCCTCCTCTGCCGGGCACTCCCCTGCCATTCTGTGCCCAACAAACAAATTAGATTGAATGGAGCTGATGTGCCATCCCTCCTCTGTGTCATATTAAGGAGGGTAATAACAACAATATGCTGTAGAATCAAAGTCACCATGTCTCTATGCTCCAATGCCACCCCCATCCCCCATCTTCTGTCTtactctgtctctgtgtttcaGCCCAGTCACAGGGTCCATGTCTCCTGGCAGCACCTCTCAGATTCTGGCCcgaaagaagagaagaggggTGAGAGGATTCTGGCCTTGGGTCTTAAGCTTTTTCATCCTGTCCTTGTTTTGGTTGGCTCAGACTGACTGTCCTATCATTTTGCCATGTAGATCATAGAGAAGAGGCGCAGAGACCGGATAAATCACAGCTTGTCGGAGCTCAGGAGGCTGGTGCCCAGCGCATTTGAAAAGCAGGTAATGTcccattacttttatttttaatattagatAGAATACACTTTTACTGACAGAAGTAACAAAAAAGGAATCACTAGATGTGTATTTCTGCCAATGGCCAACGGTTACGACACGCTTCTTACAatttagaaatgtttgtgtgtctgtttagggggggggggggggggcatggaccCCTTTATCTGGATTTACCCACTAAAATTCagccattctttttttcttttttgagaaaatgcTCTCTCTTCCAGCCAGTGTCATGGTGATCCATCAATCAGTTTAATTGCTATtgacaaaaaccaacaaaaaaaatcttccctTGCAATGTTCCTGAGAATGGAAAAATTCCTGAATATACCACTTTATTCAAATTTACTCCAAAATATAATAGGTTCTTGCTTGCAATATGCCAAACCCTTCAACCGACTTTCATGAAAATATGTCCAGTAGTTCAATCCTGCTCACAGtcagacaacaaaacaaatacactgacaaacaaacaaacaaacaagcaaacaaacagcaaattgAAAAGATCGCTTAAGCTCTTGGGTGAAGTTAATAAACTATGCTCATAAAATCTGATGCAGCTGAGTCAGACGTTGCTCATTTTCCCTGCAGGGTTCATCTAAGCTGGAGAAAGCAGAGATCTTGCAGATGACTGTCGACCACCTCAAACTTCTGCATGCCATGGGAGGAAAGGGTGAGATGTCTGAGTTTGTTACTGAACATCGACACAGTTCATGAAAAGAAGGGAAATgcaataatttatttactgtcttttatgtatttttcttacatttaacctacttttttctgtttctctcaggTTACTTTGATGTGAGGGCCCTAGCAGTTGACTACAGGACCTTGGGCTTTAGGGAGTGTGTTGGGGAGGTGGTGCGGTACCTCAGCTCCCATGATGGGGAGTCCCCAGACCCTTTAGGAGCGCGCCTGGTGTCGCACCTTTCACACTGTGCAAGTGAGCTAGACCCTCTTCTCTTACAGTCTCCTCCAGCCTCTGCCCTGCCGTTTCCTCCATGGCCATGGTCATCTTTCCCTCAGATATCTCCCACCTCACAGGCCTCCTCTTCACCTCCCTTTCCCAGTGGACGAAGGGATTTGGCGCTTCTGGGAAGCTACCCATCCCCTTCCTCCCTCAGCCTTGCCCCCCTAGCGGGATGCCAGCAGGGTGCACCGCCACTCCTCTCGCCTACTGCCTTGGCCACCGTCCACAGGGTTCCCTCCCTTCCAGCCTCTCCAGCCATCGTCCCCTCCAGACCAACAATGCCGTCCCCTCACAGCGCCACCAGGGCCTCGCCTCTCCCTctgctcacctcctcctcaccttctgcctcctcctcctcttccactttATCATCTTGTGTCCCACTGCAAATCTCTTTTCGGCCTTTTGCTCCTCTGGGGTCTCCCACAGCCCAGCACAGGGGCATGAGCGGATCAGCCAAGTCGGCCCAGGAATGGGGAACTGAGATCGGAGCTTTCTAAGGGTCGACTGGTTTTGTTTTCCAAATGAGTTCTGTGCAGTGGACATGAAGCTCCCATTGTAGCAAACATGATAACTTTGGAAAATGCAGTATTGAACCCGTCATTGTCTATTTTTGTAGGACCTTAAAAGCCATACCAGAGAGTGGAGGTTTCAGATTATCAAAAGCAATCATATAATTGAATAATGAAGGAATGTGAATGTATAGGAGATATGAATAAAGTCATGATCTTGCTTTCTTGGTGAATAAACACATTCTCCATGTCCAACAGAgccatatttgaaaaaaaaaacttgacggAGTACGTTGGATTTTACTGACTTTTTACTGTGATTCCTTTTGTTGTTAAACATACAGTTTTACAATTTTTATGAATGTTTGACGAACACCTCCATAAAGACTAAGTGCCTTTACCTTCtccttgtttgtgtgcattATTTCTGACTATATGaccaaatgaaaatgtgtggttAGAACACTACATTACCTTCTGGCAAAGGAGTCACTCAAAGTGACATGTTAGTCCCTGATCCTCATTAGCCATGTCTGCAAGTACCACTTGCATGCTCTCCAACTATAACCCCCTCAGTCTGTAAGCTGTCTccggtggtggctgatgggaacTGTGGTCTAGTGGTTGCAGAGGATAAACATGGCGAGAGCTGGTGATGTTTTTGGGATGCCGCGGCGATGCAAACAGTCCCGTCACTTTGCCTTCTAATCGGCAGTTCCCTATAATTATCGTTGCCCTCGTATCAATCTATGTatctttctctcctctgctgtCTCTCTGCCATTCTTTCTCTACAATCTTGCGGTACACCAGCGGATATCTTCTCTCCCCGTTTGTCTGCACCACTGTCTCCTCAACAATGGATAGACAGTACAGAAGAGGGCAAGAGGGAGAAtaaagaggcagagagaggggaaaacaaagaaaaagatctGAAGCGCTGTGGTTGAATGACTGATTTGGCATAGACTTTCAATAACAGAGTGGGAGCAGGGCAGGCAATGGGGTCAAGAGAAGATGAGAAGAACTGCAAAGGTTTAAACAGACATGAAGAGAAGTAGTGTGAACCAACGAGCCTCATCCAGCACGTACAGGGTGCACAAGAAAGCCCCCACAGAATGATGAATGACAGTTGCAACGAGTTGTTTCTCAAGAACATGAGCTGAACTGTGCCGTGTTTCACCCAAATGGCGCTGTGGGGATGAGAGAGCAGAGAAgagcgtttgtgtgtgtttactgctgGAGAATGCTTTGATTGACTTCAGGATGCAATGTCTGTGGTCTGTGGcccaaaagtgtgtgtgttctgcagagTGCATATTGTTTATTTGAGTGAGTATGCTAGTGTGTGTTTAAGCCTGTCTCATGTGCTTtccaccctgtgtgtgtttgtgcctcactgagtgtttttgtttttggggtgTTGTGAGCCCacatcttttgtgtgtgtgtgtgtgtgtgtgtgtgtgtgtgtgtgtgtgtgtgtgtgtgtgtgtgtgtgtgtgtgtgtgtgtgtgtgtgtgtgtgtaatgcgAGTCTTCTGGGCTGGCGTCAGGACTGAACCGCGGTGGCGGCGTGGCTCTCGTGCGAGGCCGGACAGCAGTCGGACGGACGGTATGGTGGTGGAATGTTTGTGGAGggtgcatgcatacacacacaggcactcaaccaacatacatacacacacacacacacacacacacacacacacacacacacacacacacacacacacacatacacacacgaacGCACACAGAAACTGGCTGGCACTATTCTAGCCTCTGAGTGGAGCAACCAGAGTCACTACTGTAGCTCCAAGGAAGGACGACCACAGTCACACTGCACTGGGTTTCCCACGGGGGAGGGGAGGCTGGGGAgccaagagagagaaaggagagaaggaaatgatggagaaagaaggaaagcGCGTGCATGCACGTGTTTGAGAGTGTGTATGTGGGACAAGTGTGGATGGAATAGTCCACTGTTGTGGTTCTAGCTGAATGAGGAGTAAAGGAGGGTTCAATTAAATAAGGAGGAGGCAGAAACAAGAGGGAAGGAGGTTGGAAATCGAGTTGTGAGAGTTCTTTTCTGACGTGTAAATGAAGTCATCCATGTATTAGTGAAATATGATCTTTTTGTtcgttttggggtttttttcgtATAAAATGAACTCCCCTTAAGTATACAGAGTACAGGTAGACCCAAAATGACTAGTCAATTTGTCATTCAGCCAACTGAAATACAAATAATTGTTGACTATTTTAACTAGTTAGACACGTTTTCCTGCAGAGAacttttaaacttgtttttcaACCACTGCATACAGTTagataaaagattttaagcaaAACATTTTGCAGTAAGTCTGTGTCTCAGACAGCCTTCATTAAAGTaagaaacattgctaaaattagatatttcttatcctttaaagaaacaaaaaaatcattcatatcTGGTATTTCTAGATTAGACTACTGTAATTCCTAACTATCAGGGTGTTTCAAGCTCCTCCATTAGAAATGTATAATAAGCTCAAAATGCAGCTGTACTAACTCAAACTGGGAGAAGTGAGCACATTTCTCTCAGGTTGGCTTCCAAtaaaatctagaataaaattcaaaatcctcATGATTACACACAAAGCTCTTGACTGTGAGGCtccgtcttacattgaagatgtCTTACAACTACATCACCCTCCCAGGGTTCTTCGGTCTGAGGATGCAGGACTCAGAGCAAAGACCTGTCAGGTCTGTAAGAGTAGAACAGCAGGCAGATGTTTCAGCTCTCTGGTTCCTTTACTCTGGAATGATTTCCCAGCCTCAGtctggggggcagacaccctgaCCTTATTTAAGGGTGACCTTCCTCTTGTCAAATCCTATAATTAGGAGCAACATAGATTCTTTTAGATAAGCTGCTAAAGCCTTAGTAGCTTCTGCAATTT of the Antennarius striatus isolate MH-2024 chromosome 14, ASM4005453v1, whole genome shotgun sequence genome contains:
- the heyl gene encoding hairy/enhancer-of-split related with YRPW motif-like protein yields the protein MKRPHDYSSPDSDTDEFIDVGQEDGFCPVTGSMSPGSTSQILARKKRRGIIEKRRRDRINHSLSELRRLVPSAFEKQGSSKLEKAEILQMTVDHLKLLHAMGGKGYFDVRALAVDYRTLGFRECVGEVVRYLSSHDGESPDPLGARLVSHLSHCASELDPLLLQSPPASALPFPPWPWSSFPQISPTSQASSSPPFPSGRRDLALLGSYPSPSSLSLAPLAGCQQGAPPLLSPTALATVHRVPSLPASPAIVPSRPTMPSPHSATRASPLPLLTSSSPSASSSSSTLSSCVPLQISFRPFAPLGSPTAQHRGMSGSAKSAQEWGTEIGAF